The DNA segment GGTGGCATCTATCGTTCTGCCGGATGGAATACTGCAGGGTTTACGCTGAATGTTCAGGACGGGATGAATACCAGATTGAATCCCAACTGTTATTTTTCACCGCAGGCATTTGACATTGAAGTAGACGGAAGAACCTTGACACATCACTGGAAATTTGAAAAATTTGAATCCAATACCGAAGTTTTGGAAAATGGGACAGAAGTGCTGCACGGGATTGTTTTCTTAAAAAATACTTTGCTGGATGTTGGTTCTTGTGTACATACCATTTTGGACGGCACTTCGGTGATGACCCGATATATCACCCTTACCAATCATACCGATAAAGCAATCAATATCAGCAGAGTTTCACCTATGAGAGGTGCTGTGGACTATGTTGGAGCAATTCACGAGGTGTTGCAATCCAAAGACCTTTCCGATTTATATTCTGTGGGATATTTTGAAAGCAGTAACTGGGGAGAAGAAGGATTGTTTGGCTGGCATAAGCTTCCTGTGGCACGATACGGCTTTTGCGGAAAATTTCAGAATGAACGCTTCCGTCATCCTGCTTTTATGCTAAAAAACAATGCCTACGGAACCTTATATTTTTGTCAGCTTGCCTGGACGGGCGGTTATGAAATCACCTTTGATTTAAAACACAATGCCGGGGTGGCATATCTGGAGTTTCACATTGAAATTGATTCTGAACATCCTATTGACGTTTTAAATCCGGGAGAAACCTATGTGAGTCCTGAGGTTCATATCACTGCAACCAGCGGTTCTTTTGATGATGCTGTTAATATGATGCACGCACATACCAGAAGAAGTGTGTTTACCTTGCCGGAGCAGGAAATGGCTGCATCCGGGTTGGTTAACAGCGGCGTTGGACCTGAAAGAGCAATGACCTTTGAAGCAGCAAAGCATTTTATTGACACTGCAGCTATGGTTGGGGCAGAAACCTTTGTGTTGGACGCAGGTTGGTATCTACCGGAAGGTGAAGAAATTGCCGGCTGGAGTGACGGTACCGGAAACTGGTATGCCGACGAAGCAAAATATGGCAAAGATTTCGGTGAAATCCGGGAGTATGCACATTCCAAGGGCTTACTTTTCGGGTTATGGATGGAACCGGAATCTTTTGGTTCCAAAGCAGAAATTTTAAAAGAACATCCCGAGTGGAGAGGGGTTACCTTTGACGGTAATCCCAGCCGTATTGTAAATATGGCAAACCCTGAAGCGGTACAGTGGGTAGAATCTGAAATTTCAAGAATCATTGAAGAATATCACCTGGAGCTTTTCAGACTGGATTTCAACGTGGAAGCCCGTGAATGGTATATTCAGGACGAAAAGAGCGGTGTAGTGCGAAGCGGTGTGCACGAGTATTATAAAAATACCTGTGATATGTATCGCAGATTACGAAAAAAATATCCCAATGTTGTGTTTGAAAACTGTGCTTCCGGCGGTAGCAGAACCACTCTTGATTTTGTGCGTAACTTTACACACACCTGGGTGACCGATTGGCAGAAAGCACCAAGAAGCATTGCTATTACCAACGGTATGACCATGGTGCTTCCGCCCGAAAAGGTGGATGGCCTTACCGGCGGTATGAACAGTCATATTATCGGTTCCCTTGATTTTCAGGCAAGAAGAACAA comes from the Oscillospiraceae bacterium genome and includes:
- a CDS encoding alpha-galactosidase; its protein translation is MLKVADFKDIHHFTDGEEKVFSYRFGNTVYEEVADGGIYRSAGWNTAGFTLNVQDGMNTRLNPNCYFSPQAFDIEVDGRTLTHHWKFEKFESNTEVLENGTEVLHGIVFLKNTLLDVGSCVHTILDGTSVMTRYITLTNHTDKAINISRVSPMRGAVDYVGAIHEVLQSKDLSDLYSVGYFESSNWGEEGLFGWHKLPVARYGFCGKFQNERFRHPAFMLKNNAYGTLYFCQLAWTGGYEITFDLKHNAGVAYLEFHIEIDSEHPIDVLNPGETYVSPEVHITATSGSFDDAVNMMHAHTRRSVFTLPEQEMAASGLVNSGVGPERAMTFEAAKHFIDTAAMVGAETFVLDAGWYLPEGEEIAGWSDGTGNWYADEAKYGKDFGEIREYAHSKGLLFGLWMEPESFGSKAEILKEHPEWRGVTFDGNPSRIVNMANPEAVQWVESEISRIIEEYHLELFRLDFNVEAREWYIQDEKSGVVRSGVHEYYKNTCDMYRRLRKKYPNVVFENCASGGSRTTLDFVRNFTHTWVTDWQKAPRSIAITNGMTMVLPPEKVDGLTGGMNSHIIGSLDFQARRTIFGKPSVNTFNCMGSQYNPNQIAFIKHTFNLYKEVVRPYAKDGLIFHHTPECGGLHPKGVTVLERSAKNAECGIIGVFGLYDLKDEFVTVYPRGLDLGANYEITMDNSGAKTIVSAFELVNCGIKVNLDTALSSELIIYKKSLY